In Acuticoccus sp. I52.16.1, the following are encoded in one genomic region:
- a CDS encoding glycosyl hydrolase family 8 has product MCLALLLVGAPLAPTTARADWFRVSADDVAAARRHQAQVARAAPRPAARSLILPAAPRSALRSVPRPVRPTAAALPAGTLIAPHEWADYKRAFLAPDGRIVDRENGGISHSEGQGYGMLLAMHAGDREAFERMWRFTRERLQIRKDALLAWRYNPAQTPHVADRNNATDGDVLVAYALLRAAVLWGEPRYAEAADRMVAAIGRELIGTAGGRPFLKPAAFGFDRMPGNDGPVVNLSYYFYAAFALFEVVQPAYPWAELAREGKALTEAARTGARNLVPNWVALARSGRVEMASGFPRRASYDAVRIPLYMAYADLSGFDLSAHDIAWNHRGGGVPRDRDLLSDVAHGELGDPGYRMIAALSACAARGATIPQPLLRYRTTTYFASSLHLLGLVAARQAGACTDRLDPVVIGSRTAGVR; this is encoded by the coding sequence GTGTGTCTCGCACTCCTTCTGGTGGGGGCCCCCCTCGCCCCCACGACGGCCCGGGCCGACTGGTTCCGCGTCTCCGCCGACGACGTCGCCGCGGCCCGCCGGCATCAGGCGCAGGTGGCCCGCGCCGCGCCCCGGCCGGCGGCCCGCTCGCTGATCTTGCCCGCCGCCCCCCGGTCCGCCCTGCGGTCCGTCCCCCGGCCGGTCCGACCGACCGCCGCGGCCCTGCCGGCGGGCACGCTGATCGCCCCCCACGAGTGGGCCGACTACAAGCGCGCCTTCCTCGCCCCCGACGGGCGCATCGTCGACCGTGAGAACGGCGGCATCAGCCACTCCGAGGGGCAGGGCTACGGCATGCTTCTCGCCATGCACGCCGGCGACCGCGAGGCCTTCGAGCGCATGTGGCGCTTCACCCGCGAGCGGCTGCAGATCCGCAAGGACGCGCTGCTGGCCTGGCGCTACAACCCGGCCCAGACCCCCCACGTCGCCGACCGCAACAATGCCACCGACGGCGACGTCCTCGTCGCCTACGCGCTGCTGCGGGCCGCGGTGCTCTGGGGCGAGCCGCGCTATGCCGAGGCCGCCGACCGCATGGTCGCCGCCATCGGCCGCGAGCTGATCGGCACCGCCGGCGGCCGTCCCTTCCTGAAGCCGGCCGCCTTCGGCTTCGACCGCATGCCCGGCAACGACGGCCCGGTGGTGAACCTGTCCTACTACTTCTACGCCGCCTTCGCGCTCTTCGAGGTGGTGCAGCCGGCCTATCCCTGGGCCGAGCTCGCCCGCGAGGGCAAGGCGCTGACCGAGGCCGCCCGCACCGGCGCGCGCAATCTGGTGCCCAACTGGGTCGCCCTGGCGCGCAGCGGCCGGGTGGAGATGGCGAGCGGCTTCCCCCGCCGCGCCTCCTACGACGCGGTCCGCATCCCGCTCTACATGGCCTATGCCGACCTCTCCGGGTTCGACCTGTCGGCCCACGACATCGCCTGGAACCACCGCGGCGGCGGCGTCCCGCGCGACCGCGACCTCCTCTCCGACGTCGCCCACGGCGAGCTCGGCGACCCGGGTTACCGCATGATCGCAGCGCTCTCGGCCTGTGCCGCCCGCGGCGCGACGATCCCGCAGCCGCTCCTGCGCTACCGCACGACGACCTACTTCGCCTCCAGCCTGCATCTTCTCGGCCTGGTGGCCGCGCGCCAGGCCGGCGCCTGCACCGACCGGCTCGACCCGGTGGTCATCGGCTCGCGCACGGCGGGCGTGCGGTAG
- a CDS encoding response regulator transcription factor has protein sequence MGVLCGLTTASPRPQIFHGGGSVYSADASSLDRATRQDRYPSSAKVPTTVLVLEDDPSIREIISTLLEEEGFEVSCAGNLSEAHALIERQSFTVALVDLRLSDGDGLDFVRMLADSPATAVIVVSGRGSSMDRVVGIELGADDYIVKPFEAREFVARVKRHARRIGSLMASVVEAPSAYEVAGWTVDILGRSVTRQADKASPYLSEPEFRTLQVLLERRGQVLSRDDIYTFVVGSGERDPLDRRVDVHVSSIRRKLRSDNEPVIRTVHRVGYVID, from the coding sequence ATGGGGGTGTTATGTGGTCTGACGACGGCATCCCCTCGTCCTCAGATCTTCCATGGAGGTGGGAGCGTGTATTCTGCGGACGCGTCGAGCCTGGACCGAGCGACACGCCAAGATCGATACCCTTCCAGTGCTAAAGTGCCGACAACAGTCCTAGTCCTCGAAGACGATCCGAGCATTCGGGAGATCATCTCCACGTTGCTCGAGGAGGAAGGATTCGAGGTCTCCTGCGCCGGCAACCTGTCCGAAGCGCACGCCCTCATCGAACGTCAGAGCTTCACGGTGGCCCTGGTCGACCTGCGCCTGAGCGACGGCGACGGTCTCGACTTCGTGCGCATGCTGGCCGACAGCCCGGCGACGGCGGTCATCGTGGTGTCCGGCCGCGGCAGCTCGATGGACCGCGTCGTCGGCATCGAACTGGGCGCCGACGACTACATCGTCAAACCCTTCGAGGCGCGCGAGTTCGTCGCCCGCGTCAAGCGCCACGCGCGGCGCATCGGCAGCCTGATGGCCTCCGTGGTCGAGGCGCCGTCGGCCTACGAGGTCGCCGGCTGGACGGTCGACATCCTCGGCCGCTCCGTCACGCGGCAGGCCGACAAGGCCTCCCCCTACCTCTCCGAGCCGGAATTTCGTACCCTGCAGGTGCTGTTGGAGCGGCGCGGGCAGGTCCTGTCGCGCGACGACATCTACACCTTCGTCGTGGGCTCCGGCGAACGCGACCCGCTCGACCGACGCGTCGACGTGCACGTTTCGAGCATTCGCCGTAAGCTGCGCTCGGACAACGAGCCGGTCATCCGCACGGTGCACCGGGTCGGTTACGTCATCGACTAG
- a CDS encoding EAL domain-containing protein, with protein sequence MTAQRVAILDDEADIRTLTSMILSEAGLVTSVWANGLELIEHLKTSPVDIVVCDLLMPDCDGVEFFAKLSQLEERPALILVSGQDARTRHSARNLAREFGVEVLGEFGKPTEFSLLEACILEHVAQKADTQSSSNHDVEDALRQGELRAHYQPIFAVSEFPDSGRRRVSLSSVEALVRWEHPTAGLLTPGDFLPQISSSETWERLTYEMLGLVCGQAAAWNALGFAPRVAINIPPLLLADRDLPRRIDDVLQGHGIEPAQIVLELTEEEEFSSILDDKAVLMRLKMRGYSISVDDFGVGYSSLKRLQGGLFDQIKIDRSFVTRVDQDAEARNILTSTVGLARSLGMSVCAEGVETYEVMCQAIECGCSHLQGFGLCRPVKAELLEMQYAPDPGDAASADPARPAYCMEYQQ encoded by the coding sequence ATGACAGCGCAGCGTGTCGCCATTCTCGACGATGAGGCGGACATCCGCACGCTGACGTCGATGATCCTGTCGGAGGCCGGCCTCGTCACCTCGGTCTGGGCCAACGGGCTGGAGCTGATCGAGCACCTGAAGACCTCCCCGGTCGACATCGTCGTGTGCGACCTCCTGATGCCCGACTGCGACGGCGTCGAGTTCTTCGCCAAGCTGTCGCAGCTGGAGGAGCGCCCGGCCCTCATCCTCGTCAGCGGGCAGGACGCGCGCACGCGCCACTCGGCCCGCAACCTCGCCCGCGAGTTCGGCGTCGAAGTGCTGGGCGAGTTCGGCAAGCCGACCGAGTTCTCGCTGCTCGAGGCCTGCATCCTGGAGCATGTCGCCCAGAAGGCCGACACCCAATCCAGCTCCAACCACGACGTCGAGGACGCGCTGCGCCAAGGCGAGCTGCGGGCCCACTACCAGCCGATCTTCGCGGTGTCGGAATTCCCCGACAGCGGGCGCCGGCGCGTGTCGCTCTCCAGCGTCGAGGCGCTGGTGCGCTGGGAGCATCCGACGGCGGGGCTGCTGACGCCGGGGGACTTCCTGCCGCAGATCTCCTCGTCCGAGACCTGGGAGCGCCTCACCTACGAGATGCTGGGCCTGGTGTGCGGCCAGGCGGCGGCCTGGAACGCGCTCGGCTTCGCGCCGCGCGTCGCCATCAACATTCCCCCGCTGCTGCTGGCCGATCGCGACCTGCCGCGGCGCATCGACGACGTGCTGCAGGGCCACGGCATCGAGCCGGCGCAGATCGTGCTGGAGCTGACAGAGGAGGAGGAGTTCTCCTCCATCCTCGACGACAAGGCCGTGCTGATGCGCCTCAAGATGCGCGGCTACTCGATCAGCGTGGACGACTTCGGCGTCGGCTACTCCTCGCTGAAGCGGCTGCAGGGGGGGCTGTTCGACCAGATCAAGATCGACCGCTCGTTCGTCACCCGCGTCGACCAGGACGCCGAGGCCCGCAACATCCTGACCTCCACCGTCGGCCTCGCCCGCTCGCTGGGCATGAGCGTGTGCGCCGAAGGGGTGGAGACCTACGAGGTGATGTGCCAGGCGATCGAGTGCGGCTGCTCGCACCTGCAGGGCTTCGGCCTGTGCCGGCCGGTCAAGGCCGAGCTTCTCGAGATGCAGTACGCGCCCGACCCCGGCGACGCCGCCAGCGCCGACCCCGCCCGCCCGGCCTACTGCATGGAATATCAGCAATAA
- a CDS encoding glycosyltransferase family 2 protein, whose product MKISILTACRNAEATLAHTIESVLAQDHGDFELLVLDGASTDQTAAVARGFADPRISVVSEPDRGMYDALNKGLARYQGDAFGVLNADDTYHDATALSRIVEALQHADIVHGDLDFVLDHHAKEVVRRWRVAPRAAGGFRSGWMPAHPTFYVRRQVADAVGLFDLSLKTASDYDYMLRAVELHPFRLAKARGVVIDMMRGGASTASIGAHLKHNIEALRARRRWLGGGPIDRALVAKPLRKVGQFFVRG is encoded by the coding sequence ATGAAGATCAGCATCTTGACCGCCTGCCGCAACGCCGAGGCGACGCTCGCCCACACCATCGAGAGCGTGCTCGCCCAGGACCACGGCGACTTCGAGCTCCTGGTCCTCGACGGCGCCTCGACCGACCAGACCGCGGCGGTCGCCCGAGGCTTCGCCGATCCGCGCATCAGCGTCGTCTCCGAGCCGGACCGGGGGATGTACGACGCCCTCAACAAGGGTCTGGCGCGCTACCAGGGCGACGCCTTCGGCGTCCTCAATGCCGACGACACCTACCACGACGCCACCGCGCTCTCGCGCATCGTCGAGGCGCTGCAGCATGCCGACATCGTCCACGGCGACCTCGACTTCGTGCTCGACCACCACGCCAAGGAGGTGGTGCGGCGCTGGCGCGTGGCGCCGCGGGCGGCCGGCGGCTTCCGCTCCGGCTGGATGCCGGCGCACCCGACCTTCTACGTGCGCCGGCAGGTTGCCGATGCGGTCGGCCTCTTCGATCTCTCGCTGAAGACCGCCTCGGACTACGACTACATGCTGCGCGCGGTCGAGCTGCACCCGTTCCGGCTGGCCAAGGCGCGCGGCGTCGTCATCGACATGATGCGCGGCGGGGCGAGCACGGCCTCGATCGGCGCGCACCTGAAGCACAATATCGAAGCGCTGCGGGCGCGGCGCCGCTGGCTGGGCGGCGGGCCGATCGACCGCGCGCTCGTCGCCAAGCCGCTGCGCAAGGTCGGCCAGTTCTTCGTCCGCGGATAG
- a CDS encoding glycosyl hydrolase family 8: MSAPSGLFSRLFALVVLAASLGAAEAAHAFGFSFDTLVATTLAPAEWAAYRRRFIRTDGRVVDIEKGGHTHSEGQGYGLLLAMRADDRPTFERIADFTFRRMRGRTDGLVSWLYHPHSTPRIRDPNNASDGDILIAYALISAGLKWNEPRFIARALPMVDAIGRLLLERRGAYVRLKPGAYGFDPGQTDGGAVVNLSYYIYGAFLMFERVDTRHPWREAWQSGLMLTEASLAGAERLTPDWIALQADATLALPRGYAARSSYDAVRVPLYMALGGRVPARYFAPFDRSWNLNGRGLPKDYDIGTGEVVGDMNEPGYRAIAGVAACVTRNVPLPRAAQRFEVRTYFSSTLHLLALSAVRAHYTHCATPVAVASLAAAPAAIP, encoded by the coding sequence ATGAGTGCCCCGTCCGGCCTGTTCTCAAGACTGTTCGCGCTCGTCGTGTTGGCGGCGAGTCTCGGTGCCGCCGAGGCCGCGCACGCGTTCGGCTTCTCCTTCGACACGCTGGTCGCGACCACGCTCGCGCCGGCGGAATGGGCGGCCTATCGCCGGCGCTTCATCCGCACGGACGGCCGCGTCGTCGACATCGAGAAAGGCGGCCACACCCACTCCGAGGGTCAGGGCTACGGCCTGCTGCTGGCCATGCGCGCCGACGACCGCCCCACCTTCGAGCGGATCGCCGACTTCACCTTCCGGCGCATGCGCGGGCGCACCGACGGCCTGGTCTCCTGGCTCTACCACCCCCACTCGACCCCCCGCATCCGCGACCCCAACAACGCCTCCGACGGCGACATCCTGATCGCCTACGCGCTGATCTCGGCGGGGCTGAAGTGGAACGAGCCGCGCTTCATCGCCCGCGCGCTGCCGATGGTGGACGCCATCGGCCGCCTGCTCCTGGAGCGGCGCGGCGCTTACGTGCGCCTCAAGCCCGGCGCCTACGGGTTCGACCCCGGCCAGACCGACGGCGGGGCCGTGGTCAATCTGTCGTATTATATCTACGGCGCCTTCCTGATGTTCGAGCGGGTCGACACGCGCCACCCCTGGCGCGAGGCGTGGCAGAGCGGGCTGATGCTGACCGAGGCCTCGCTCGCCGGCGCGGAGCGGCTGACGCCGGACTGGATCGCCCTGCAGGCCGACGCGACGCTCGCCCTCCCCCGCGGCTATGCCGCACGCTCCAGCTACGACGCGGTGCGCGTGCCGCTCTACATGGCGCTCGGCGGGCGGGTGCCGGCGCGCTACTTCGCCCCGTTCGACCGCTCCTGGAACCTCAACGGCCGCGGCCTGCCGAAGGACTACGACATCGGCACCGGCGAGGTGGTGGGGGACATGAACGAGCCCGGCTACCGGGCGATCGCCGGGGTGGCGGCATGCGTGACGCGCAACGTGCCGCTGCCGCGCGCGGCGCAGCGCTTCGAGGTGCGCACCTACTTCTCCTCGACGCTGCACCTCCTCGCCTTGTCGGCGGTGCGGGCCCACTACACCCACTGCGCGACACCCGTCGCGGTCGCCTCGCTCGCCGCCGCGCCGGCTGCGATCCCCTGA
- the hspQ gene encoding heat shock protein HspQ, producing the protein MAIIKVAKFNIGQAVRHRVFDYAGVIVDIDAVFGETDAWYQAIPAENRPNRDQPFYRVRVDYEGVESVAYVSEQNLVCDAFGLDTPAREFLAQLAPGEASVGLH; encoded by the coding sequence ATGGCGATCATCAAAGTGGCGAAGTTCAACATCGGCCAGGCTGTCCGTCACCGCGTGTTCGACTATGCCGGCGTGATCGTCGACATCGATGCCGTCTTCGGCGAGACGGACGCCTGGTACCAGGCGATCCCGGCCGAGAACCGCCCCAATCGCGACCAGCCCTTCTACCGCGTGCGGGTCGACTACGAGGGGGTGGAGTCGGTCGCCTACGTGTCCGAGCAGAACCTGGTGTGCGACGCGTTCGGGCTGGACACGCCGGCGCGCGAGTTTCTCGCCCAGCTGGCCCCGGGCGAGGCCTCCGTCGGCCTCCACTGA
- a CDS encoding PfkB family carbohydrate kinase, with protein sequence MDRKRTAMTLWCLGSINLDRFYHVPHIPAPGETLAARRLTTGIGGKGANMAVAAARAGARVVLIGAVGSDGAWARDRLSEWGVDTRYVASVEGPTGHAVIVLAEDGENTIVIHAGANAMLSEAPLGAAFAEAAAGDWCLIQNETTLQSEGARRARAAGLSVAYAAAPFTAEAAMTMAPLCDLMILNRVEMEQLAAATGRGPAAQGVARVVVTEGADGAVLYAADAPQGVRVAALEVEAVDTTGAGDTFTGYLLAGLAAGLAASEAMTWAAKAGALMVTRHGTADAIPTIDEVARKFGGEGNLGG encoded by the coding sequence TTGGACAGGAAGAGGACGGCGATGACGCTGTGGTGTCTCGGCTCGATCAATCTCGATCGGTTCTACCATGTGCCGCACATTCCGGCGCCGGGGGAGACGCTGGCGGCGCGCCGGCTGACGACGGGAATCGGCGGCAAGGGCGCCAACATGGCGGTCGCGGCGGCGCGGGCGGGGGCGCGCGTGGTGCTGATCGGCGCCGTCGGCAGCGACGGCGCGTGGGCGCGCGACCGGCTCAGCGAGTGGGGCGTCGACACGCGCTACGTGGCGAGCGTGGAGGGGCCGACGGGGCACGCCGTCATCGTCCTCGCCGAGGACGGCGAGAACACGATCGTCATCCATGCCGGCGCCAACGCGATGCTGAGCGAGGCGCCGCTCGGCGCCGCCTTCGCGGAGGCCGCGGCGGGGGATTGGTGCCTGATCCAGAACGAGACGACGCTGCAGAGCGAAGGGGCGCGCCGGGCGCGGGCGGCGGGGCTGAGCGTCGCCTATGCGGCGGCGCCCTTCACCGCGGAGGCGGCGATGACGATGGCGCCGCTGTGCGACCTGATGATCCTCAACCGGGTCGAGATGGAGCAGCTGGCGGCGGCGACCGGGCGCGGGCCCGCCGCGCAGGGCGTGGCGCGCGTGGTGGTGACCGAGGGGGCCGACGGGGCGGTGCTCTACGCGGCGGACGCGCCGCAGGGGGTCCGCGTCGCCGCGCTCGAGGTCGAGGCGGTGGACACCACGGGGGCGGGCGACACGTTCACCGGCTACCTGCTGGCCGGGCTGGCGGCAGGCCTCGCCGCGTCCGAGGCGATGACGTGGGCGGCCAAGGCCGGGGCGCTGATGGTGACACGGCACGGGACGGCCGACGCGATTCCGACGATCGACGAGGTCGCGAGAAAATTTGGCGGCGAAGGAAATTTAGGTGGTTGA
- a CDS encoding NAD-dependent epimerase/dehydratase family protein: MASTDVLVLGGTGFVGQALLRALREDPAARLSWVARIGSALPADAGHLPPPILIDDLEALDLEAALRADVIVDLVSRGRGRLATRRDILGRIRAHARLVDELANRRWRGHYVYLSSGGTIYGVDPPRVCVETMPVRPFSDYALEKAFVEMHLASVAGAPGAAGGETGMALTVLRVANAYGEGQAAKPGFGVIPAIVSALATGVPFKLYGDGSSRRDYVHVDDIVTAIQAATTGAGAGAGTGAGAGTLNIGSGVGTSVRELIGLAEAAAGRAVPMEEVAMFAAEPASVVLDAGRARERLGWRARIGIAEGMHRVLAHHGLAASG; the protein is encoded by the coding sequence ATGGCGAGCACTGACGTCCTGGTCCTGGGCGGCACCGGCTTCGTCGGCCAGGCGCTGCTGCGGGCGCTGCGGGAGGACCCGGCGGCGCGGCTCTCGTGGGTGGCGCGCATCGGCTCGGCCCTGCCGGCCGACGCCGGGCACCTGCCGCCGCCGATCCTGATCGACGACCTGGAGGCGCTCGACCTGGAGGCGGCGCTGCGGGCGGACGTGATCGTCGACCTCGTCTCGCGCGGGCGGGGGCGGCTGGCGACCCGGCGCGACATCCTGGGCCGCATCCGCGCGCACGCCCGGCTGGTCGACGAGCTCGCCAACCGTCGCTGGCGGGGCCACTACGTCTACCTCTCCTCGGGCGGGACGATCTACGGCGTCGATCCGCCGCGGGTGTGCGTGGAGACGATGCCGGTGCGCCCGTTCAGCGACTATGCGCTGGAGAAGGCGTTCGTCGAGATGCACCTCGCCTCGGTCGCCGGGGCACCGGGGGCGGCGGGCGGCGAGACGGGCATGGCGCTGACGGTCCTGCGCGTGGCCAACGCCTACGGCGAGGGGCAGGCCGCCAAGCCCGGCTTCGGGGTGATCCCGGCGATCGTCTCGGCGCTGGCGACGGGGGTGCCGTTCAAGCTCTACGGCGACGGGTCGAGCCGGCGCGACTACGTCCATGTCGACGATATCGTCACGGCGATCCAGGCGGCGACCACGGGCGCGGGTGCCGGGGCGGGGACGGGGGCGGGCGCGGGGACCCTCAACATCGGCTCCGGCGTCGGCACCTCGGTGCGCGAGCTGATCGGGCTGGCCGAAGCGGCGGCGGGGCGCGCGGTGCCGATGGAGGAGGTGGCGATGTTCGCCGCCGAGCCGGCCTCGGTGGTGCTGGACGCCGGCCGGGCGCGCGAGCGGCTCGGCTGGCGGGCGCGCATCGGCATCGCCGAGGGGATGCACCGGGTCCTCGCCCACCACGGCCTCGCCGCGTCCGGTTAG
- a CDS encoding rhamnan synthesis F family protein: MPDAASPDLTALWREFAALDRHGRLARRPDFRFDPDFYGGRNPDIAGEKDPAARARHYADVGAAKGRHPTLYHETRAEAQGVDRAVAFLVREPRLKAAVEAKVPGAAELAFELMALGDPVDKAVADFSVHHYRTVSSDLPAASDIALFLHYMKAGYREGRPVLATLRRNVHPGARAFDPARRTVIVATHEFSATGAPLVALDLATGAAERCNVVVMGLRAKSGALIARFAEVAVSVIVTERPFEEWPFFDPCPLDAADVAILNSVECFPFVKALVARRIPFVSYVHEFTNYTLPAYKAVVTALYAERVLFSSETVRRSWAGVLADADFDVAADSAIVPQAELVPGAVPAADYRAARARLSALLGTEVGDRRVVYGAGEVHWRKGTDIFAMLAAQGRRTDPDTLFVWIGDGLDHEDFHIGVWVEKHLSDGAVNDPAGNLFHLPAGPYYRDVCRAADVLFLASRLDPLPNVVFDAVALGCAVVLFEGASGFDDARYRGEPAMWRVPFGDLAAAGEAVARSPAKTLRDGAFAVRPEAAARCEAAASTAAAPGVPDLFARVVEPSPPAAAEEDEGAAAGDYDVGILYGPGDPPALRARERRAIWRHGRRAIWPSRAAAERAVAASDNWVHRTLRLAPYGETDAEDDPPPYSVHVHAHYTDGFAEDLAGFAAWRHAARVVATTDTEAKAAEIAAAGRNGGVAIETRVVANRGRDVLPFLELFDGSEDDNALWCHVHLKKSVGLGPTSPGAVWRAFLMRILLGGPERLSTALALIRAPEAGLVGAFDPYVMGWTGSRRLLAPLQARLDGWEADGGRRPLPDHPLLFPVGDMFWVKAGVVNAMRRLFGADYPWPGEPLPGDGTVYHLIERLWPTAAALAGRDSVFVDKPDERRV, encoded by the coding sequence GTGCCCGACGCCGCATCGCCGGACCTGACCGCCCTCTGGCGGGAGTTCGCCGCGCTGGACCGGCACGGCCGCCTCGCCCGCCGGCCGGACTTCCGCTTCGACCCGGACTTCTACGGCGGCCGCAACCCCGATATCGCCGGCGAGAAGGACCCCGCCGCCCGCGCCCGCCACTATGCGGACGTCGGCGCCGCCAAGGGCCGCCACCCGACGCTCTACCACGAGACCCGCGCCGAGGCGCAGGGCGTCGACCGGGCGGTCGCCTTCCTGGTGCGCGAGCCGCGGCTGAAGGCGGCCGTCGAGGCCAAGGTGCCCGGCGCGGCCGAGCTCGCCTTCGAGCTGATGGCGCTGGGCGATCCGGTCGACAAGGCGGTCGCCGACTTCTCGGTCCACCACTACCGCACGGTCTCCTCGGACCTGCCGGCGGCCTCCGACATCGCCCTCTTCCTGCACTACATGAAGGCCGGGTACCGCGAGGGGCGGCCGGTGCTCGCCACCCTGCGCCGCAACGTCCACCCCGGCGCCCGCGCGTTCGACCCGGCGCGCCGCACCGTGATCGTCGCGACGCACGAGTTCTCGGCGACCGGCGCGCCGCTGGTGGCGCTCGACCTCGCCACCGGCGCGGCCGAGCGCTGCAACGTCGTCGTCATGGGGCTCAGGGCCAAGAGCGGGGCGCTGATCGCCCGCTTCGCCGAGGTGGCGGTGAGCGTGATCGTCACCGAGCGGCCCTTCGAGGAGTGGCCCTTCTTCGACCCCTGTCCGCTGGATGCGGCGGACGTCGCCATCCTCAACTCGGTCGAGTGCTTCCCCTTCGTGAAGGCGCTGGTGGCGCGGCGGATCCCGTTCGTGTCCTACGTGCACGAGTTCACCAACTACACGCTCCCCGCCTACAAGGCGGTCGTCACCGCGCTCTATGCCGAGCGGGTGCTGTTCTCGTCCGAGACGGTGCGACGCTCGTGGGCGGGCGTCCTCGCCGACGCGGACTTCGACGTCGCGGCCGACAGCGCCATCGTCCCCCAGGCCGAGCTGGTCCCCGGCGCGGTGCCGGCGGCCGACTACCGGGCCGCGCGGGCCCGCCTCTCGGCGTTGCTGGGGACCGAGGTCGGCGATCGCCGCGTCGTCTACGGCGCCGGCGAGGTGCACTGGCGCAAGGGCACCGACATCTTCGCGATGCTGGCCGCGCAAGGGCGGCGGACCGATCCGGACACGCTCTTCGTGTGGATCGGCGACGGGCTCGACCACGAGGACTTCCACATCGGCGTGTGGGTGGAGAAGCACCTTTCGGACGGCGCGGTGAACGATCCGGCGGGCAATCTCTTCCACCTGCCGGCGGGGCCCTATTATCGCGACGTGTGCCGGGCGGCGGACGTCCTCTTCCTCGCCTCGCGGCTCGATCCGCTCCCCAACGTGGTGTTCGACGCGGTCGCGCTCGGCTGTGCGGTGGTGCTGTTCGAGGGCGCCTCGGGGTTCGACGACGCGCGTTACCGCGGCGAGCCGGCGATGTGGCGCGTCCCCTTCGGCGACCTCGCCGCGGCGGGCGAGGCGGTGGCGCGGAGCCCGGCGAAGACCCTCCGGGACGGCGCCTTCGCGGTGCGTCCCGAAGCCGCGGCGCGGTGCGAGGCCGCGGCTTCGACCGCTGCCGCGCCTGGCGTCCCGGACCTCTTCGCCCGCGTCGTCGAGCCGTCGCCGCCCGCCGCGGCCGAGGAGGACGAGGGCGCGGCCGCGGGCGACTACGACGTCGGCATCCTCTACGGTCCGGGCGATCCGCCGGCGCTGCGGGCGCGCGAGCGGCGGGCGATCTGGCGCCATGGCCGCCGCGCGATCTGGCCGAGCCGGGCGGCGGCGGAGCGCGCCGTCGCGGCGTCCGACAACTGGGTGCACCGCACGCTGCGCCTCGCCCCCTACGGCGAGACGGACGCCGAGGACGACCCGCCGCCCTACAGCGTCCACGTCCACGCCCACTACACCGACGGCTTCGCCGAGGACCTCGCCGGTTTCGCCGCCTGGCGCCACGCCGCGCGGGTGGTGGCGACGACCGACACCGAGGCGAAGGCGGCCGAGATCGCCGCCGCCGGCCGGAACGGGGGGGTGGCGATCGAGACGCGGGTGGTGGCCAACCGCGGGCGGGACGTGCTGCCCTTCCTCGAACTCTTCGACGGGTCGGAGGACGACAACGCGCTGTGGTGCCACGTGCACCTGAAGAAGTCGGTCGGGTTGGGGCCGACGTCGCCCGGCGCGGTGTGGCGCGCCTTCCTGATGCGCATCCTGCTGGGCGGCCCGGAGCGGCTGTCGACGGCGCTCGCGCTGATCCGGGCGCCGGAGGCCGGCCTCGTCGGCGCGTTCGACCCCTACGTCATGGGCTGGACCGGCTCGCGCCGGCTGCTGGCGCCGCTGCAGGCCCGGCTCGACGGATGGGAGGCGGACGGGGGCCGGAGGCCGCTCCCCGACCATCCGCTGCTCTTTCCCGTCGGTGACATGTTCTGGGTGAAGGCGGGGGTGGTGAACGCGATGCGCCGGCTCTTCGGCGCCGACTATCCCTGGCCGGGCGAGCCGCTGCCGGGCGACGGCACGGTCTACCACCTCATCGAGCGGCTGTGGCCGACGGCGGCGGCGCTGGCGGGACGCGACAGCGTCTTCGTCGACAAGCCGGACGAGCGGCGGGTCTGA